One segment of Syngnathus scovelli strain Florida chromosome 6, RoL_Ssco_1.2, whole genome shotgun sequence DNA contains the following:
- the LOC125970942 gene encoding ethanolamine kinase 1-like, with translation MKTSDELPHIDVHVDQSEDRTSILDLFRTLRPHWRPQDIRMKTFTEGITNQLLGCSVDESDCVLVRVYGQRTELFVDRQREMEMFRLLHAHGCGPQIYCSFRNGICYQFVPGDVLEDKLLFQPSIYRLIATEMARIHSIRPTGAHPPERLLWTKLSRLLTLLEDSSKSSTFSPQLPGLARLSAEAESLERHLSSLGSPTVLCHNDLLTKNIIHDRQQGRVRFIDYEYAEYNYQAFDIGNHFNEFAGVQDVDYSRYPSRSLQSDWLEAYLLSYKHCTGQDVSVTRDEVTRLYVQVCKFSLVSNFFWGLWAILQSHYSSIDFDFHRYAMARLNRYFEKKEEYFLME, from the exons ATGAAGACCAGCGATGAACTTCCCCACATTGACGTCCATGTGGATCAAAGTGAGGACCGCACCTCCATCCTGGACCTCTTCAGGACGCTGAGACCTCACTGGAGACCACAAGACATCCGAATGAAG ACGTTCACCGAGGGCATCACCAACCAACTGCTGGGATGCTCGGTGGACGAGTCCGACTGCGTGCTGGTACGAGTGTACGGTCAACGGACCGAGCTCTTTGTGGATCGCCAGCGGGAGATGGAAATGTTCCGCCTCCTGCACGCTCACGGCTGCGGCCCGCAGATCTACTGCAGCTTCCGCAACGGCATCTGCTACCAGTTTGTTCCTGGAGACGTGCTGGAGGACAAGCTGCTCTTCCAGCCTTCCATATACAG ATTGATTGCGACGGAGATGGCGAGAATCCACTCCATCCGTCCAACGGGCGCTCATCCCCCCGAGCGTCTACTGTGGACAAAGCTGTCTCGTCTTCTCACGCTCTTAGAGGACAGTAGCAAGAG TTCCACATTCAGCCCTCAGTTGCCCGGCTTGGCGAGGttgtcggcggaggcggagtcGCTGGAGCGACACCTCTCGTCATTGGGCTCGCCCACCGTGTTGTGCCACAATGATCTCCTGACCAaaaacatcatccatgaccgGCAGCAGG GGAGGGTAAGATTCATCGACTACGAGTACGCCGAGTACAACTACCAAGCCTTCGATATTGGCAATCACTTCAATGAATTTGCTG GCGTTCAAGATGTGGACTACAGCCGCTACCCAAGTCGCAGCCTGCAGAGCGACTGGCTTGAGGCCTACCTGTTGAGTTACAAACACTGCACAGGACAAGACGTCAGCGTCACCCGAGACGAGGTGACGCGACTCTACGTACAAGTCTGCAAGTTCTCCTTG GTATCCAACTTCTTCTGGGGTTTGTGGGCAATTCTCCAGTCTCACTACTCCTCCATTGATTTTGACTTCCACAG gtaTGCCATGGCGCGACTCAACCGCTACTttgagaagaaagaagaatatttTTTAATGGAATGA
- the LOC125970924 gene encoding protein inscuteable homolog, with amino-acid sequence MATPQCSSRQSSSLSSSPSSSRMQCLQVDSVQRWMEDLRHMTEVECMCVLQAKPIEVEDDSQQTELIVSAGAGTGAVGDHVARNNLQTLLRRALVVSTELGKMFQRLEKGRWQRVHSTAVRANCHVRSLVHEYSAARSTPPEMQKFETSLLEKCMELTNITERCIHTEDEFFLKSMRDAIHEILTDVSESFSNMIDMALANEIQVLIKQIESSDNVHTIGSAISNLLSLTQDGPQLCSIIAKEGAVVSLFKICRQDRFQGLYAHALRTVASICCVEEGIKQLDKVDGILCLADILTDEGSAEAARAEAAAVVAQITSPHHTSTQHLASFLESMHDIVTALINLCESASCGEVFLLASAALANITFFDSMACEILLQLNAIHILLQACKDRQRVDTPYSKDQVVTILANLSVLEQCASEVLQEQGVERLLLLLGERPSSSSPSEGAACERVQQKAAVTLARLSRDSDVAQAAIQLKAVPRLIELCRSPTERNNSDSVLVACLAALRRLASGCPDSIEAADYQQLIKPRLVDSFLLCSNMEESFV; translated from the exons ATGGCAACTCCGCAGTGCAGCTCCAGGCAGAGCAGCTCGCTGTCGTCTTCTCCCAGCAG CAGTCGCATGCAGTGCCTGCAGGTGGACTCAGTCCAGCGTTGGATGGAGGACCTGCGTCACATGACGGAGGTGGAGTGCATGTGCGTGCTCCAGGCCAAACCCATTGAGGTCGAGGACGACAGCCAGCAGACCGAGCTGATTGTGTCCGCCGGGGCGGGGACGGGGGCGGTAGGGGACCACGTGGCCCGCAACAACCTGCAGACGCTGCTTCGTCGGGCCCTTGTGGTCAGCACCGAGTTGGGTAAGATGTTCCAGCGGCTGGAGAAGGGACGCTGGCAGAGGGTCCACAGTACGGCGGTACGAGCAAACTGCCACGTGCGCTCCCTGGTGCACGAGTACAGCGCAGCACGCAGCACGCCGCCCGAAATGCAGAAG TTTGAGACGTCTCTACTGGAGAAGTGCATGGAGCTGACGAATATCACAGAAAG GTGCATTCACACCGAGGATGAGTTCTTCCTAAAGTCCATGAGAGATGCTATCCACGAGATCCTGACGGATGTCAGCGAATCATTCAGCAATATGATTGACATGGCATTAGCTAATGAGATCCAG GTTCTGATCAAGCAGATTGAATCTTCAGACAATGTCCACACCATCGGCAGTGCCATCAGCAACCTGCTGTCCCTTACCCAGGATGGACCGCAGCTCTGCAGCATCATCGCCAAG GAAGGAGCGGTGGTGTCATTGTTCAAGATCTGCCGGCAGGATCGTTTCCAAGGCCTCTACGCTCACGCTCTGAGGACCGTGGCCTCCATCTGCTGCGTGGAGGAGGGCATCAAGCAGCTAGACAAG GTTGACGGGATCCTGTGCCTGGCGGACATCCTGACGGACGAAGGCAGCGCGGAGGCAGCGCGGGCCGaagcggcggcggtggtggcgcAGATCACGTCGCCGCACCACACGTCCACGCAGCACCTGGCCAGTTTTCTGGAGAGCATGCACGACATTGTCACGGCGCTCATCA ACTTGTGCGAGAGCGCCTCTTGTGGCGAGGTCTTCCTTTTGGCGTCGGCTGCCCTGGCCAATATCACCTTCTTCGACAGCATGGCCTGCGAGATCCTTCTGCAACTCAACGCCATTCACATCCTGTTGCAGGCTTGCAAAGACCGCCAGCGAGTAGACACGCCCTATTCTAAAGACCAG GTGGTAACAATCTTAGCCAACCTCTCCGTTTTGGAGCAGTGTGCAAGTGAAGTCCTACAGGAGCAAG GTGTGGAGCGACTGCTGCTACTATTAGGCGAGAGGCCGTCTTCCTCCAGTCCATCTGAGGGCGCCGCCTGCGAGCGCGTGCAGCAGAAGGCCGCTGTGACATTGGCGCGCCTCAGTCGGGACTCGGACGTAGCCCAGGCTGCCATTCAGCTTAAAG CTGTTCCACGTCTCATCGAACTGTGCCGATCCCCCACGGAAAGGAATAATAGCGACTCCGTCTTGGTCGCTTGCCTG GCGGCCTTGAGAAGGTTAGCATCAGGGTGTCCGGATAGCATCGAGGCGGCCGACTATCAGCAGCTGATCAAGCCGCGCCTGGTCGACTCTTTCCTCCTGTGCTCCAACATGGAGGAGAGCTTTGTGTGA